The Phoenix dactylifera cultivar Barhee BC4 chromosome 9, palm_55x_up_171113_PBpolish2nd_filt_p, whole genome shotgun sequence genome window below encodes:
- the LOC103709441 gene encoding pentatricopeptide repeat-containing protein At5g18390, mitochondrial, with amino-acid sequence MLRSLSGPLLSLRGRPSSSLLLRPLSTAFAPPRRHPTANDAYFAVVHHIAGIVRRDFYLERTLNRLRLPPPTPDLVLRVIRAAAPAAPLPALRFFSWARSRPSYRPSAAEFDALLLPLARARLWPHLWSLAADMRSLSLPLSPDSFAAVIDAYGRAALPDLAVEVFNRLPRFSCPQTTLVYNALLSALCHAGNFHGAYALLRRMARKNVPPDRQTFAVLVDAWCAAGKLREAQDMLEEMSQRGFKPPVRGRDLLIDGLVRAGYLESAKGMVRRMTKEGILPDVSTFNSLLEALCKSGEVDFCVGLLQDANDLGLCPDVSTYKILIPAVSKMGKIEEAFRLFYNAVDDGHKPFPSLYAAIIKAMCKAGRFADAFCFFSDMKVKGHPPNRPVYTMLVKMCVRGGRYVEAANYLVEMTEMGLVPRPQSFDMVVDGLKHCGKHDLAKRMEHLEVSLRGD; translated from the coding sequence ATGCTCCGCTCACTCTCCGGTCCGCTCCTCTCCCTCCGCGGGCGCccgtcctcctccctcctcctccgccccctCTCCACCGCCTTCGCGCCTCCGCGCCGCCACCCGACGGCGAACGACGCCTACTTCGCCGTGGTCCACCACATCGCCGGCATCGTTCGGCGCGACTTCTACCTGGAGCGCACCCTGAaccgcctccgcctcccccctcccACCCCGGACCTCGTCCTCCGCGTCATTCGCGCCGCTGCCCCCGCCGCCCCCCTCCCCGCCCTCCGCTTCTTCTCCTGGGCCCGCTCCCGCCCCTCCTACCGCCCCTCCGCCGCCGAGTTCGACgcactcctcctccccctcgctCGCGCCCGCCTGTGGCCCCACCTCTGGTCCCTCGCCGCCGACATGcgatctctctccctccctctttcccCGGACTCGTTCGCCGCCGTCATCGACGCCTACGGCCGCGCCGCCCTTCCCGACCTAGCTGTCGAGGTCTTCAACCGCCTCCCCCGCTTCTCCTGCCCCCAGACCACCCTCGTCTACAACGCCCTCCTCTCCGCCCTCTGCCACGCTGGCAACTTCCACGGCGCCTACGCCCTCCTCCGCCGCATGGCCCGCAAGAACGTGCCACCCGACCGCCAGACCTTCGCCGTCCTCGTCGATGCATGGTGTGCCGCCGGCAAGCTCCGCGAAGCCCAGGACATGCTCGAGGAAATGTCCCAGAGAGGCTTCAAGCCCCCCGTCCGCGGCCGCGACCTCCTCATCGACGGCCTCGTTCGCGCTGGCTATCTCGAGTCTGCCAAGGGAATGGTCCGCCGGATGACGAAAGAAGGAATCTTGCCGGATGTTTCCACCTTTAATTCCCTCCTGGAGGCTCTCTGCAAATCGGGTGAGGTCGATTTCTGCGTGGGGCTTCTCCAGGATGCGAACGATTTGGGACTCTGCCCGGATGTCTCTACGTACAAGATCCTGATCCCGGCCGTCTCGAAGATGGGCAAGATCGAGGAGGCTTTTAGGCTATTCTATAATGCAGTAGATGATGGGCACAAGCCGTTCCCGAGCTTGTATGCAGCGATTATCAAGGCCATGTGCAAGGCAGGGAGGTTTGCTGAtgcattttgctttttcagtgATATGAAGGTGAAGGGGCACCCACCGAACCGGCCAGTGTACACAATGCTGGTAAAGATGTGCGTGAGGGGAGGGAGGTATGTCGAGGCCGCCAATTATCTGGTGGAGATGACAGAGATGGGACTGGTGCCGAGGCCACAGAGCTTTGATATGGTGGTTGATGGGTTAAAGCATTGTGGGAAGCATGACCTTGCAAAGAGGATGGAGCACTTGGAGGTCTCGCTTAGGGGTGACTGA